The Setaria viridis chromosome 9, Setaria_viridis_v4.0, whole genome shotgun sequence sequence CACTCGCAGACGCTTGTTGGGCTTCTGCAGTCGAGTGGACTTGGACCTTGCTTCTGCCGCGTCAACGCTGCCCTCAGGAACAGGCTCCTCCTTGCACTGGGTAGTAGTTGGAGTAGGGAATGCAGCATTATCACTGCCGTCAGACACAGGCTCCTCCTTGCATTTGGTAGCGGTTGGAGTAGGGAGAGCAGTGTTATCGCTGCCATCAGGGGCAGGCTCCTCCTTGCATTGGGTAGTGTTTGCAGTAGGAACTGCAGCATTGTCGCTGCTGTCGGAGACAGGCTCCTCCTTGCATTGAGTAGTGGTTGGAGTAGGGATCGCAGTGCTATCGCTGCCCTCAGAGACAGGCTCCTCCTTACACTGAGTAGTAGCGGGAGTAAGGATTGCCGCTGCCGCGTCAACACTTCCCTCAGGGACAGGCTCCTTCTTGCATTGAGTAGCGGTTGCAGCAGGGGCTGGGACGCTAACATGATCCACGATTGACTGCACCGAAAAGCTCCCATTGCAGTGCTTGTCGAATACTTGGAAAGTGTGGGTCGACCCAAGAAGATCCTCAATTTCATCTGGCAGGGTGTACcactcatcatcatcctcgaTCTCATCAACAAGCTCCTCCGCAGAGACACCGACCAGCTCCTCAGCCACCTCACAGAAGATCATCAAGTTCATTGTTCCGGTGGCATCTTGCACCTTCGTCTTCAGCTTGTACCTAACGTGTCCAGAACAGCGGAGGTTAATTGGTGACTTATGAATTGAGCAACAAGTAAATATTGCGAACCAACGTGGTAATAGCAGCATACCATTGAATTGGTCTCTTAATTGGGCCACATCGGCCGCACTTGTATTTCCTTGGGGCCCCGTACATTGACTTTTGGCAGATGTCGCATCCAAGATAACACCAGCCACTGCTGCAATCTATATCTATCAGGGAGACTCTGCACAAAAACGTGGTATCCTACAAGTGAAGACATATATGTGAGTAAAGCAGATAAGCTTTGCACGTCACGAGAGCAGCAGTAACTTAATTTACCTCATCGTACTCCTCTGGATCGAGGCTTTTTAGCTGTTCAACTGTTCGCCAACTCTCGGCTAACTTCTGAGCCGGACTTTTTTTCGGTACGGGGTTTTCTTGCTGAATGCGAAAACTGCATGCACACGAACCGGTTAGCCATGTTCTAATACAGCTTAGATCAATCATCAATGTAGGTATGAACTTATGAAGCTCACTCACTTCGCACGGAATTCTTCCACCTCTGgtatttctaaatctagataGTACTTTGAACAGGTTGTAGAGCAAACTATAAAACCAAAAGATCACGACTTTAGAAAATATGGCACCAAATGATTTCAGTACACACTATAATTGCATCGAATAATAGACAGACTATCATTTTACATGAAAATAAACAAATATAATTTGACAGTATCACATGGTAGAGGCCAACAAATGAAAGGGTGGATCAAGGATTAACCCCTACCTGAATGTGAGGACTCAACACGCATCCCTGCAAAGACAGCAACA is a genomic window containing:
- the LOC117836984 gene encoding replication protein A 70 kDa DNA-binding subunit C, which produces MGSADDEFTPLSELTVGMNKCTVRVRISRLWESFNPKNDISFGLDSLLIDDQGETMQVRVHPDDIDQFEDQLVEGNVYALSNFTVENTRESYMICSNELTMYFGGQTVVNEIEDTDLIPLHSFEFINFKDLRSRCDDTSLLADVLGHIVYVGELEEVWKKSRRIEICNARIRNLRGRELSITLYGDIASGFAEDMLEEGQEASVVAVFAGMRVESSHSVCSTTCSKYYLDLEIPEVEEFRANFRIQQENPVPKKSPAQKLAESWRTVEQLKSLDPEEYDEDTTFLCRVSLIDIDCSSGWCYLGCDICQKSMYGAPRKYKCGRCGPIKRPIQWYKLKTKVQDATGTMNLMIFCEVAEELVGVSAEELVDEIEDDDEWYTLPDEIEDLLGSTHTFQVFDKHCNGSFSVQSIVDHVSVPAPAATATQCKKEPVPEGSVDAAAAILTPATTQCKEEPVSEGSDSTAIPTPTTTQCKEEPVSDSSDNAAVPTANTTQCKEEPAPDGSDNTALPTPTATKCKEEPVSDGSDNAAFPTPTTTQCKEEPVPEGSVDAAEARSKSTRLQKPNKRLRVDDWIN